One Streptococcus gallolyticus subsp. gallolyticus DSM 16831 DNA window includes the following coding sequences:
- the prfA gene encoding peptide chain release factor 1, producing MNIYDQLQAVEDRYEELGELLSDPDVVSDTKRFMALSKEEASTRETVTVYREYKQILQNIEDAEEMIKDAGGDPELEEMAKEELKDSKAAKEEYEEKLKILLLPKDPNDDKNIILEIRGAAGGDEAALFAGDLLQMYQKYAESQGWKFDVMEASYNGVGGIKEVVVMVSGQSVYSKLKYESGAHRVQRVPVTESQGRVHTSTATVLVMPEVEEVEYEIDPKDLRVDIYHASGAGGQNVNKVATAVRMVHIPTGIKVEMQEERTQQKNRDKAMKIIRARVADHFAQIAQNEQDAERKSTIGTGDRSERIRTYNFPQNRVTDHRIGLTLQKLDTILSGKLDEVIDALILFDQTKKLEELNQ from the coding sequence ATGAACATTTATGATCAGCTACAAGCGGTTGAGGACCGTTACGAAGAATTAGGCGAATTGCTATCTGACCCTGATGTCGTTAGCGATACAAAACGCTTTATGGCTTTGTCTAAGGAAGAAGCGAGCACACGTGAAACCGTAACTGTTTACCGCGAATATAAACAAATTCTTCAAAACATCGAAGATGCCGAAGAAATGATTAAAGACGCTGGTGGCGATCCTGAACTTGAAGAAATGGCGAAAGAGGAACTCAAAGACTCAAAAGCAGCTAAAGAAGAATACGAAGAAAAACTTAAAATTCTTCTTTTACCAAAAGATCCAAACGATGACAAAAACATCATCTTGGAAATTCGTGGTGCTGCTGGTGGTGACGAAGCTGCGCTCTTTGCTGGCGACCTTCTTCAAATGTATCAAAAATATGCTGAAAGCCAAGGTTGGAAATTCGATGTCATGGAAGCTTCTTACAACGGTGTTGGTGGCATCAAAGAAGTTGTTGTCATGGTATCTGGTCAATCTGTTTACTCTAAGTTGAAATACGAATCAGGTGCTCACCGTGTTCAACGTGTCCCTGTCACAGAGAGCCAAGGTCGTGTTCATACCTCAACAGCAACTGTCCTTGTCATGCCAGAAGTTGAAGAAGTCGAATACGAAATCGATCCAAAAGACTTGCGTGTGGATATTTACCACGCATCAGGTGCTGGTGGACAAAACGTCAACAAAGTTGCGACAGCTGTTCGTATGGTTCACATTCCAACTGGTATTAAAGTTGAAATGCAAGAAGAACGTACGCAACAGAAAAACCGTGACAAAGCCATGAAAATTATTCGTGCGCGTGTTGCTGACCACTTTGCCCAAATTGCTCAAAATGAACAAGACGCTGAACGTAAATCAACAATCGGTACAGGTGACCGTTCAGAACGTATCCGTACTTATAATTTCCCACAAAACCGTGTCACAGACCACCGTATTGGTTTAACATTGCAAAAATTAGATACGATTTTGTCAGGAAAACTAGACGAAGTTATCGATGCCCTTATTCTTTTTGACCAAACTAAGAAATTAGAAGAGTTAAATCAATAA
- the prmC gene encoding peptide chain release factor N(5)-glutamine methyltransferase, which produces MNYAETISQLEKQLQAIGEDPENLTYVFRELKGWTLLDFILHQNQAITEKDQMLLEQIMAQLTEHRSPQYITGKAYFRDLELSVDERVLIPRPETEELVDLVLKENSRADLRVLDIGTGSGAIAISLKAARPNWQVTASDISADALQLAKENALKNQVELTLIQSDVFSQITERFDMIISNPPYIAYDDEDEVGINVLASEPHLALFADEDGFAIYRQIIENASEHLTENGKLYFEIGYKQGEGLRALLSKHFPAKHVRVIKDMFGKDRMVVMDND; this is translated from the coding sequence ATGAATTACGCTGAAACAATCAGCCAACTAGAAAAACAATTACAAGCAATCGGCGAGGACCCAGAAAATCTCACTTACGTTTTCCGTGAATTAAAAGGTTGGACCTTGCTTGATTTCATCTTACATCAGAACCAAGCTATCACCGAAAAAGACCAAATGTTACTTGAGCAAATCATGGCTCAGTTGACAGAACATCGCTCACCTCAGTACATCACTGGGAAAGCCTATTTTCGCGATTTAGAGCTTTCAGTTGACGAGCGTGTTTTGATTCCACGACCTGAAACTGAGGAGCTGGTTGATTTGGTTTTAAAGGAAAATAGCAGAGCTGACTTGCGAGTTTTAGATATTGGTACAGGAAGCGGTGCGATTGCCATTTCGCTCAAGGCTGCGCGACCAAATTGGCAAGTAACCGCCTCTGACATTTCAGCAGACGCCCTGCAATTAGCGAAAGAAAATGCCCTCAAAAATCAAGTAGAGCTCACCTTGATTCAATCTGATGTTTTTAGCCAAATTACAGAAAGATTTGATATGATTATTTCAAATCCGCCCTACATTGCTTATGACGATGAAGATGAAGTTGGCATTAATGTGCTCGCTTCAGAACCGCATTTAGCACTTTTTGCAGATGAAGATGGCTTTGCCATTTATCGTCAGATTATTGAGAATGCTAGTGAGCATTTGACCGAAAACGGAAAACTTTATTTTGAAATTGGTTATAAACAAGGAGAAGGTTTGCGTGCTTTGTTGAGCAAGCATTTTCCTGCTAAACACGTTCGTGTCATCAAAGATATGTTCGGTAAAGATAGAATGGTCGTGATGGATAATGACTGA
- a CDS encoding 4-oxalocrotonate tautomerase gives MPFVKIDLFEGRTEEQKIELAREVTEVVSRVAKAPKEAIHVFINDMPEGTYYPHGEMKKKN, from the coding sequence ATGCCATTCGTAAAAATCGATTTATTCGAAGGTCGTACTGAAGAACAAAAAATTGAGCTTGCTCGCGAAGTAACTGAGGTTGTTTCACGTGTTGCTAAAGCTCCAAAAGAAGCTATCCACGTTTTCATCAATGATATGCCAGAAGGAACTTACTACCCACATGGCGAAATGAAAAAGAAAAACTAA
- a CDS encoding L-threonylcarbamoyladenylate synthase — MTDLETILQNGGAVILPTETVYGLFAQAMNENAVEHVYQLKRRPKDKAMNLNVADFETILAFSKQQPSYLKKLYDAFLPGPLTIILQANDRVPAWINSGLSTIGFRIPNHPQTLKLIKKAGPLIGPSANISGQESGKVFKEIQKQFGGTVTGFADDAALTGVDSTILDLSGKTARILRQGAITQNDLLAVVPDLTFTKE; from the coding sequence ATGACTGATTTAGAAACAATTTTGCAAAATGGTGGAGCGGTGATTTTACCGACAGAAACCGTTTATGGGCTTTTTGCCCAAGCGATGAATGAGAATGCCGTTGAGCATGTTTACCAACTCAAACGTCGTCCTAAAGACAAGGCGATGAATCTCAATGTAGCTGATTTTGAGACAATTTTAGCTTTTTCAAAACAGCAACCAAGTTATCTCAAAAAGCTTTATGATGCTTTTTTACCTGGTCCATTAACCATTATTTTACAAGCTAATGACCGCGTGCCAGCTTGGATCAATTCTGGCTTATCAACAATTGGTTTTAGAATTCCCAATCACCCACAAACCTTGAAATTGATTAAGAAAGCTGGCCCCTTAATTGGTCCGTCAGCTAACATTTCTGGACAAGAAAGTGGGAAAGTTTTCAAGGAAATTCAAAAACAGTTCGGTGGTACTGTGACTGGTTTTGCTGACGACGCTGCCTTAACAGGGGTTGACTCGACAATTTTGGATTTATCTGGAAAAACTGCTCGTATTTTACGTCAAGGTGCGATTACCCAAAACGACTTATTAGCAGTTGTGCCTGACTTAACATTTACGAAAGAGTGA
- a CDS encoding FAD:protein FMN transferase: MQLAHSVKMMGTIIDIVVDSDTPHQHIKEVCHLLTVYKNRFSANDNDSELMIINHNAGIAPVTVHPDLFELIGLGKTHSLLQPSNLDIAIGPLVQSWRIGFEDAKVPNKENIQKAIALANPEHIILNAAEKSVFLNRKGMKIDLGALAKGYIADKIMDYLKTENVSSAMINLGGNVLVYGDNPKRENGIWHIGIQHPQKQRGNNLGILTLKDKSVVTSGIYERHLQVGDKDYHHIFDRHTGYPIETDMASLTIVSDLSVNCEIWTTRLFGLPIKQAFETIQSTPNIEGIIITKDNRFAVTSGLKQDFQLLYS, from the coding sequence TTGCAACTTGCTCATAGCGTGAAAATGATGGGAACGATTATTGATATTGTCGTTGATTCTGACACTCCCCATCAGCACATCAAGGAAGTCTGTCATCTTCTAACCGTTTATAAGAATCGCTTTAGCGCCAACGATAACGATTCTGAGCTAATGATTATTAATCATAATGCTGGTATCGCTCCTGTCACTGTTCATCCAGATTTGTTTGAACTTATCGGACTTGGTAAAACGCATAGCCTTTTACAACCTAGCAATCTTGATATTGCTATTGGTCCTTTGGTGCAAAGCTGGCGCATTGGTTTTGAAGATGCCAAGGTTCCTAACAAGGAAAACATTCAGAAAGCTATTGCACTCGCAAACCCAGAACACATTATTTTAAATGCAGCTGAAAAAAGTGTATTTCTTAATCGCAAGGGCATGAAAATTGACCTTGGTGCGTTAGCCAAGGGTTACATTGCCGATAAAATTATGGATTATCTGAAAACTGAAAATGTCAGCTCTGCTATGATTAATCTTGGTGGCAATGTCCTCGTTTATGGTGATAATCCCAAGCGTGAAAATGGTATTTGGCATATTGGTATCCAACATCCCCAAAAACAGCGTGGCAACAATCTCGGCATTTTAACACTCAAAGACAAATCTGTTGTGACTTCAGGCATTTATGAACGCCATCTACAAGTTGGCGACAAGGATTATCATCATATTTTTGACCGACATACGGGTTATCCTATCGAGACTGACATGGCGAGTTTAACCATTGTTTCAGACCTATCTGTTAATTGTGAAATATGGACGACACGTCTGTTTGGTCTACCGATTAAGCAAGCTTTTGAAACCATTCAAAGCACTCCAAATATCGAAGGAATTATCATTACCAAAGATAATCGCTTTGCAGTCACCAGCGGTCTTAAACAAGATTTTCAATTACTCTATTCATAA
- a CDS encoding thymidine kinase, whose translation MAQLYYKYGTMNSGKTIEILKVAHNYEEQGKPVVIMTSALDTRDGYGVVSSRIGMRRKAIAITEEMDIFAFIQELPEKPYCVLIDECQFLTKKHVYDLARVVDDLDVPVMAFGLKNDFQNELFEGSKYLLLLADKIDEIKTICQFCSKKATMVLRTENGKPVYEGNQIQIGGNETYIPVCRKHYFNPMISKEK comes from the coding sequence TTGGCTCAACTCTATTATAAATATGGAACCATGAATTCTGGTAAGACCATTGAAATTTTAAAAGTTGCTCATAACTATGAAGAACAAGGCAAACCAGTTGTCATTATGACTTCGGCACTTGATACGCGTGATGGTTATGGTGTTGTTTCAAGCCGTATCGGTATGCGTCGCAAGGCGATTGCTATTACGGAAGAAATGGACATTTTTGCTTTTATTCAAGAATTGCCAGAAAAACCATACTGCGTTTTAATTGATGAATGTCAATTTTTAACGAAAAAGCATGTCTATGATTTGGCGCGTGTTGTTGATGATTTGGACGTTCCTGTGATGGCTTTTGGGTTAAAAAATGATTTTCAAAACGAATTGTTCGAAGGCTCCAAATATCTACTGTTATTAGCAGATAAAATTGACGAGATTAAAACCATTTGTCAGTTTTGTTCTAAAAAAGCAACCATGGTCTTGCGAACTGAAAATGGCAAGCCTGTTTACGAAGGAAATCAAATTCAAATCGGTGGCAACGAAACCTATATCCCCGTTTGCCGTAAACATTATTTTAACCCAATGATTTCCAAAGAAAAATAA